A genomic region of Bactrocera dorsalis isolate Fly_Bdor chromosome 3, ASM2337382v1, whole genome shotgun sequence contains the following coding sequences:
- the LOC105222313 gene encoding F-box/SPRY domain-containing protein 1: MVDPFLATNYNVLEVIFSYLDLRDLRNCALVCWNWYHFLNDESSEVWRMHCLRKLPQEALKSDLLSSVTTYKKRLRAYYHAWNPNDCSRNVYIKPNGFTLHRNPVAQSTDAARGKIGFRQGRHSWEVIWEGPLGTVAVIGISTKEAALQCHGYVALLGSDDQSWGWNLVENMLLHNGDAQGNYPLLNNPPKYQVGERIRVILDCDDNTLSFEKNSEFLGVAFKGLPDKKLYPTVSAVYGNTEVSMVYLGPPLDG, from the exons ATGGTTGATCCATTTCTTGCGACGAATTACAATGTTTTAGAGGTAATTTTCTCTTATTTGGATTTACGTGATTTGAGAAATTGCGCTTTGGTTTGCTGGAATTGGTACCATTTTCTGAATGATGAAAGCTCGGAAGTATGGCGAATGCATTGTTTGCGAAAGTTACCACAAGAGGCTCTAAAATCAGATTTGTTGTCTTCAGTTACTACCTATAAAAAAAGATTACGCGCTTATTATCATGCCTGGAACCCAAATGATTGCTCCCGTAATGTTTATATAAAACCAAATGGGTTTACTTTGCATCG CAATCCCGTTGCACAAAGCACAGACGCAGCACGTGGAAAAATAGGGTTTCGACAAGGACGGCACTCATGGGAGGTCATATGGGAGGGACCACTTGGCACCGTTGCTGTAATTGGTATATCCACAAAAGAAGCAGCTTTACAATGTCACGGTTATGTGGCCTTATTGGGTTCAGACGATCAGAGTTGGGGATGGAATTTGGTGGAGAATATGTTGCTGCACAATGGTGATGCGCAAGGAAATTATCCCTTGTTAAATAATCCACCAAAGTATCAG GTCGGCGAACGGATACGCGTCATACTCGATTGTGATGATAACACGTTATCTTTCGAAAAAAACAGTGAATTTTTAGGTGTAGCGTTTAAGG GTTTGCCAGACAAAAAGCTGTATCCAACGGTGTCCGCGGTATATGGGAACACTGAGGTCTCAATGGTGTATTTAGGACCACCGTTAGatggttga
- the LOC105222311 gene encoding COP9 signalosome complex subunit 9: MKPTPAADEMFSTDMEESGSSSGLLIDLPTNEKQVHADFYNDFEDLFDDDDDVPAKTIG; this comes from the exons ATGAAGCCAACACCGGCTGCCGATGAAATGTTCAGCACGGATATGGAAGAG TCGGGTAGCTCCTCAGGTCTACTAATCGATTTGCCAACTAATGAAAAGCAGGTGCATGCCGACTTCTACAACGATTTCGAGGATTTATttgatgatgacgatgatgtGCCAGCAAAGACTATTGGTTAA
- the LOC105222309 gene encoding UPF0587 protein GA18326, which produces MVRIGLQISANLENIDSLETNHPDYPFFVKIKCSNCGEPSDKWHDITESERMQASAEARNPEGFNFYMKCKMCGRENSIDIVEKTNSPYTHEDAGKFKTIVVFDCRGVEPIDFSPRNGWIVRSAENGQTFEDVDLSEDDWVEYDQKNKESVGVYEFASQFVKVKK; this is translated from the exons atggttCGCATTGGTTTGCAAATCTCTGCTAATTTAGAGAATATCGATAGTCTGGAAACAAATCATCCAGATTATccgttttttgtgaaaataaaatgctCTAATTGTGGAGAGCCGTCAGACAAATGGCACGACATAACGGAATCGGAGCGCATGCAAGCAAGTGCTGAAGCACGAAATCCTGAAGGTTTCAACTTTTATATGAAATGCAAAATGTGTGGCCGCGAAAACAGCATTGATATAGTGGAAAAAACGAATT CCCCTTACACACATGAAGATGCGGGCAAGTTCAAAACAATTGTGGTCTTCGATTGCCGTGGAGTGGAGCCTATTGACTTTTCACCGCGTAATGGCTGGATAGTGCGTTCTGCGGAAAATGGTCAAACGTTCGAAGATGTGGATCTATCCGAAGACGATTGGGTTGAATATGATCAGAAGAATAAAGAATCTGTTGGTGTATATGAATTCGCGTCGCAATTTGTAAAAGTGAAGAAGTAA